In Lemur catta isolate mLemCat1 chromosome 1, mLemCat1.pri, whole genome shotgun sequence, one DNA window encodes the following:
- the ZNRF4 gene encoding E3 ubiquitin-protein ligase ZNRF4: protein MDKKGPSWEDAGPGSWRFLGGGWNRMISQRLGTPRTQRAPGLSVICQKSHRGQQLTFCLDPPGPSASASLCLSPASHSHSLPLAASGHGPPGRPWRCPTASRVPSPAGPSCAQPGGGAAMGRRRLAPALVAAFKALLILPALLAPSQAVVRAVLEDNASTVDFADLPALFGVPLVPQGVRGFLMEAKPANACQPIEGPQPGNGSLGAIVLIRRYDCPFDLKVLHAQRAGFQAAIVHNVRSDDLVRMAHVYEDLRGQIAIPSVFVGEAASQDLRVILRCDKSAHVLLLPDHPPCPDPDCHPVLAISWVLGRSLALVTSVLFVLRRLWLWARGWWTRGPAVRAPACQKAQVHTFTWRSDLCPICLDEYEEGDQLKILPCSHTYHCKCIDPWFAQAARRSCPVCKQLVAGTEDGSDSTIDSFCDEDPSLPGHRPPVWAIQARLRSRRLELLARAGPHGCCSPASLAVAEATAVTSDRSLGPS from the exons ATGGACAAGAAA GGGCCGAGCTGGGAGGACGCCG gcccaggcagctGGAGGTTCCTGGGGGGAGGATGGAACAGGATGATATCACAGAGGCTGGGGACACCTAGAACCCAGAGGGCTCCTGGCCTCAGTGTCATCTGCCAGAAAAGCCACCGAGGCCAGCAACT CACATTCTGTCTAGATCCGCCGGGTCCCAGCGCCTCTGCGTCCCTGTGTCTGAGCCCTGCCAGCCACTCCCACTCCCTGCCACTCGCAGCATCCGGCCACGGGCCCCCTGGGAGGCCCTGGAGATGCCCCACGGCCTCCCGTGTGCCGTCCCCAGCGGGACCTAGCTGTGcgcagcctgggggaggggcggccaTGGGGCGGCGGCGGCTGGCCCCAGCACTGGTGGCGGCATTCAAGGCCTTGCTGATCCTGCCGGCGCTGCTGGCGCCCTCGCAGGCGGTGGTGCGGGCCGTGCTGGAGGACAACGCCAGCACCGTGGACTTTGCGGACCTGCCCGCGCTCTTCGGCGTCCCCCTGGTCCCCCAGGGCGTGCGGGGCTTCCTGATGGAGGCGAAGCCGGCCAACGCGTGCCAGCCCATCGAGGGCCCGCAGCCGGGCAACGGTTCCCTGGGCGCCATCGTGCTGATCCGCCGCTACGACTGCCCCTTCGACCTCAAGGTGCTCCACGCCCAGCGGGCCGGCTTCCAGGCGGCCATCGTGCACAACGTGCGCTCCGACGACCTGGTGCGCATGGCCCACGTGTACGAGGACCTGCGGGGCCAGATCGCCATCCCCTCGGTGTTCGTGGGCGAGGCCGCCTCGCAGGACCTGCGGGTCATCCTGCGCTGTGACAAGTCGGCCCACGTGCTCCTCCTGCCCGACCACCCGCCGTGCCCGGACCCGGACTGCCACCCCGTGCTGGCCATCTCCTGGGTGCTGGGCCGCAGCCTGGCCCTGGTCACCTCCGTCCTCTTCGTCCTGCGCCGCCTGTGGCTCTGGGCCCGGGGCTGGTGGACCCGAGGGCCGGCGGTCAGGGCGCCCGCCTGCCAGAAGGCCCAGGTCCACACCTTCACGTGGCGCAGCGACCTGTGCCCCATCTGCCTGGACGAGTACGAGGAGGGCGACCAGCTCAAGATCCTGCCCTGCTCCCACACCTACCACTGCAAGTGCATCGACCCCTGGTTCGCCCAGGCTGCCCGGCGCTCGTGCCCCGTGTGCAAACAGTTGGTGGCCGGCACCGAAGACGGCTCGGACTCCACCATCGACAGCTTCTGCGATGAGGACCCCTCCCTGCCCGGCCACCGGCCCCCTGTCTGGGCCATCCAGGCCCGGCTGCGCTCCCGGAGGCTGGAGCTGCTGGCCCGAGCCGGCCCGCACGGCTGCTGCAGCCCTGCGTCCCTGGCTGTGGCTGAGGCCACCGCGGTGACCTCCGACAGGTCCCTGGGACCGTCCTGA